One stretch of Corynebacterium imitans DNA includes these proteins:
- a CDS encoding Rv2175c family DNA-binding protein: MCPAALNYGAVNTLDDLLAGEELLSLPAVAEMLGVPVTKVHDLVNARKLVLYRKDGRKAVPALLFADGEMSKFITGAITVLFDGGFSEEEILSYLFTEDDSLPGRPIDALHGHGAREVIRRAQAMAF, from the coding sequence ATGTGCCCCGCGGCGCTAAACTACGGGGCCGTGAATACTCTTGATGATCTCCTCGCTGGCGAAGAACTGCTGTCCCTGCCCGCGGTCGCCGAAATGCTCGGCGTCCCGGTAACGAAAGTCCACGACCTGGTCAACGCGCGCAAGCTCGTGCTCTACCGCAAGGATGGACGCAAAGCGGTGCCCGCCCTGCTCTTCGCCGATGGCGAGATGAGCAAGTTCATTACGGGGGCCATTACCGTGCTTTTCGACGGCGGCTTCTCCGAAGAAGAAATCCTTTCCTATCTCTTCACCGAAGACGATTCGCTGCCGGGCCGTCCGATCGACGCGCTGCACGGCCACGGGGCGCGCGAGGTGATTCGGCGCGCGCAGGCGATGGCGTTCTAA
- a CDS encoding protein kinase domain-containing protein produces the protein MDVGDYLDHRYVIDRPIARGGMATVYRCVDTRLGREVAAKVMHQQYVDDPVFLERFRREARAMAQLSHPNLVNVYDFSAQGDEIFLIMELITGGTLRELLAERGPMPPHAATAVMRGVLTGLAVAHGKGLVHRDIKPDNVLINGDHQVKLADFGLVRAAADASHSTDQIVGTVSYLSPEQVDGSAITPASDVYSAGIVLFELLTGSTPFRGDTPLAHAYARLNEEVPPPSQSIDGVPMLFDELVTTATATDPTQRFHTAGEFLDALVDVARELDLPDYTVPVPRNSAANRAAAHPTRFGRDSRETETAVPQRERRLFPDPPAAEPQTRIDVPPVVPAPPPPAPPPAKPAPAPRVRRISNRSGAALAAYVVFAALVAGAVGVGGWWFGSGMYGEIPPLVSQAVSGAF, from the coding sequence ATGGATGTGGGAGACTACCTGGATCACCGATACGTCATCGACCGGCCGATCGCGCGCGGCGGCATGGCGACGGTCTACCGCTGCGTCGATACCCGGCTCGGGCGCGAGGTCGCCGCCAAGGTCATGCACCAGCAGTACGTCGACGACCCGGTCTTCCTCGAGCGCTTCCGCCGCGAAGCCCGCGCGATGGCGCAACTGTCCCACCCGAACCTGGTCAATGTCTACGATTTCTCCGCCCAGGGCGACGAGATTTTCCTCATCATGGAGCTGATCACCGGCGGCACTCTGCGCGAGCTGCTCGCCGAGCGCGGGCCGATGCCGCCGCACGCCGCCACCGCCGTGATGCGGGGCGTGCTCACCGGCCTTGCGGTGGCGCATGGCAAGGGGCTGGTCCACCGCGACATCAAGCCGGATAACGTGTTAATTAACGGCGACCACCAGGTCAAGCTCGCCGACTTCGGCCTGGTGCGGGCGGCCGCCGACGCCTCGCACTCCACGGACCAGATCGTCGGCACCGTCAGCTACCTCTCGCCCGAGCAGGTAGACGGCTCGGCGATCACCCCGGCCTCCGACGTGTATTCGGCCGGCATCGTCCTTTTCGAGCTGCTCACCGGCAGCACCCCATTTCGCGGCGACACCCCACTCGCCCACGCGTACGCGCGGCTGAACGAGGAGGTGCCGCCGCCATCGCAGTCAATCGACGGGGTGCCCATGCTTTTCGACGAGCTCGTCACCACCGCCACCGCCACCGACCCCACCCAGCGCTTCCACACCGCCGGCGAATTCCTCGACGCGCTTGTCGACGTCGCCCGCGAGCTCGACCTGCCCGACTACACCGTGCCGGTCCCCCGGAATTCGGCGGCAAACCGCGCGGCGGCGCACCCGACGCGCTTCGGTCGAGACAGTCGCGAGACAGAGACAGCAGTGCCGCAGCGAGAGCGGCGCCTCTTCCCCGATCCGCCGGCCGCTGAGCCGCAGACGCGTATTGATGTACCCCCAGTCGTCCCCGCCCCACCGCCCCCCGCTCCCCCGCCGGCCAAGCCCGCGCCGGCCCCGCGCGTGCGGCGCATTTCCAACCGCTCCGGGGCGGCGCTGGCAGCGTATGTGGTCTTCGCCGCGCTGGTTGCCGGCGCGGTCGGCGTCGGCGGGTGGTGGTTCGGCTCCGGCATGTACGGCGAGATCCCGCCGCTGGTCAGCCAGGCCGTATCAGGTGCGTTCTAG
- a CDS encoding class II 3-deoxy-7-phosphoheptulonate synthase — MSWTIDIPKDVLPDLPPLPGDLNEQFQDVLKRDAKQQPSWDEDQARYVRKILESVPPVVLAPEIEELKDHLKDVALGKAFLLQGGDCAETFESNTEPHIRANVRTLLQMAAVLTYGASMPVVKLGRIAGQYAKPRSSDLDANGLPNYRGDIVNGVEPTEESRRHDPARMIRAYANASAAMNLVRALVASGTADLHHINDWNREFVKNSPAGARYEALAREISRSLAFMDACGVNDYNLRTSEIFASHEALLVDYERAMLRLAEDERGKQRLYDLSAHQLWIGERTRGIDDFHVNFAAMIDNPVGIKLGPKVTPEEAVAYADKLDPNREPGRLTMVIRMGHENVRSVLPGIVKAVEASGHKVVWQSDPMHGNTFTSSNGYKTRHFDKIIDEVQGFFEVHRELGTHPGGVHIELTGENVTECLGGAQDILDVDLPGRYESACDPRLNTEQALELAFLVAEMLRY, encoded by the coding sequence GTGAGTTGGACAATTGATATCCCGAAAGACGTACTGCCCGATCTCCCGCCGCTGCCGGGGGACCTGAACGAGCAGTTCCAGGACGTCCTGAAGCGCGACGCGAAGCAGCAGCCGAGCTGGGATGAGGACCAGGCACGATATGTGCGCAAGATCCTGGAGTCGGTGCCGCCGGTGGTACTCGCCCCGGAGATCGAGGAGCTCAAGGACCACCTGAAGGACGTGGCGCTCGGTAAGGCCTTCCTGCTGCAGGGCGGCGACTGCGCCGAGACTTTCGAGTCGAATACCGAGCCGCACATCCGCGCGAACGTGCGCACGCTTTTGCAGATGGCGGCGGTGCTGACCTACGGGGCGTCGATGCCGGTGGTCAAGCTCGGCCGCATCGCCGGCCAGTACGCCAAGCCCCGCTCCTCCGATCTGGATGCGAACGGGCTGCCCAACTACCGCGGCGACATCGTCAACGGTGTGGAGCCGACCGAGGAGTCCCGCCGTCACGACCCGGCCCGCATGATCCGCGCCTACGCGAACGCCTCGGCCGCGATGAACCTGGTGCGCGCTCTGGTTGCCTCCGGGACTGCGGACCTGCACCACATCAACGATTGGAACCGGGAGTTCGTGAAGAATTCTCCGGCTGGCGCGCGCTACGAGGCGCTTGCCCGCGAGATCTCCCGCTCGCTCGCGTTCATGGATGCCTGCGGGGTCAACGACTACAACCTGCGCACCTCAGAGATCTTCGCCTCCCACGAGGCGCTGCTGGTGGACTACGAGCGCGCCATGCTGCGCCTGGCCGAGGACGAGCGCGGTAAGCAGCGTCTCTACGACCTGTCGGCCCACCAGCTGTGGATCGGCGAGCGCACCCGCGGTATTGACGACTTCCACGTCAACTTCGCCGCGATGATCGACAACCCGGTCGGCATCAAGCTCGGCCCGAAGGTCACACCTGAGGAGGCCGTGGCCTACGCCGACAAGCTCGACCCGAACCGCGAGCCGGGCCGACTGACGATGGTCATCCGCATGGGGCACGAGAACGTGCGCTCTGTGCTGCCGGGAATCGTCAAAGCGGTCGAGGCATCTGGGCACAAGGTGGTCTGGCAGTCGGACCCGATGCACGGCAACACGTTCACCTCATCGAACGGCTACAAGACGCGCCACTTCGACAAGATCATCGACGAGGTCCAGGGCTTCTTCGAGGTCCACCGCGAGCTGGGCACCCATCCCGGCGGCGTGCACATCGAGCTCACCGGCGAAAATGTCACCGAGTGCCTCGGCGGCGCGCAGGACATTTTGGATGTCGACCTGCCGGGCCGCTACGAGTCCGCCTGCGACCCGCGCCTGAACACCGAGCAGGCCCTCGAGCTGGCCTTCCTGGTCGCCGAGATGCTGCGCTACTAG
- a CDS encoding polyadenylate-specific 3'-exoribonuclease AS — MKYFYDTEFIEDGSTIELVSIGIVAEDGREYYAVSTEFDPRDASEWVRANVLNKLPPASDPAWKPRRVIRDEVYAFLTAASTSPELWAWVGGYDHVLFAQLWGDMTGLPRRMPRFTHELKQYWEMAGRPKLPKAPQGNHDALIDARHNVKKYRVCAEILPLDATGRATAPNT, encoded by the coding sequence ATGAAGTACTTCTACGACACGGAGTTTATCGAGGACGGTTCGACCATCGAGCTCGTCTCCATCGGCATCGTGGCGGAGGATGGGCGCGAGTACTACGCCGTGTCGACGGAGTTCGACCCGCGCGACGCCAGCGAGTGGGTGCGCGCCAACGTGTTAAACAAGCTGCCGCCGGCGAGCGATCCGGCGTGGAAGCCGCGGCGGGTGATTCGCGATGAGGTGTACGCGTTCCTCACGGCGGCGTCGACAAGCCCTGAGCTCTGGGCGTGGGTCGGCGGCTACGACCACGTGCTGTTCGCCCAGCTGTGGGGCGACATGACGGGCCTGCCGCGGAGGATGCCGCGGTTCACGCATGAATTAAAACAGTACTGGGAGATGGCGGGTCGGCCGAAGCTGCCGAAAGCTCCGCAGGGCAACCACGATGCGCTAATCGACGCCCGCCACAACGTCAAAAAGTACCGCGTATGTGCGGAAATACTGCCGCTGGATGCCACCGGCCGCGCCACCGCGCCGAACACCTAG
- a CDS encoding lysophospholipid acyltransferase family protein produces MTNRWYSVFKAVLGPFLIVWNRPTINGAEHIPDTGPALMVSNHQAVMDSFYLPLMVRRQLTFPAKSEYFTTPGIKGAIQKWFFTAVGQVPLDRQSKDAGDALQQAASRVLDNGELFGIYPEGTRSPDGRIYKGRTGVARIAMAEGVPVVLTGMVGTRNANPIGTTFPRPAKVHIEISEQIDPHAWAKEHGFDPASREVARPFTDYLMHRLAELTGYDYVDVYASEVKESLEATGEYPEGTEPRKE; encoded by the coding sequence ATGACAAACAGGTGGTATTCGGTGTTCAAGGCCGTCCTCGGCCCGTTCCTCATAGTGTGGAACCGGCCGACGATCAACGGCGCGGAGCATATCCCCGACACCGGCCCCGCGCTGATGGTGTCCAACCACCAGGCCGTGATGGACTCCTTCTACCTGCCGCTGATGGTGCGCCGCCAGCTGACCTTCCCCGCGAAGAGCGAGTACTTCACCACCCCGGGTATCAAAGGCGCGATCCAGAAGTGGTTTTTCACCGCCGTCGGCCAGGTGCCGCTGGACCGCCAGAGCAAGGACGCCGGCGACGCGCTGCAGCAGGCGGCCAGCCGGGTTCTGGACAACGGCGAGCTCTTCGGCATCTACCCAGAGGGCACCCGTTCCCCGGACGGCCGCATCTACAAGGGACGCACAGGTGTTGCCCGCATCGCCATGGCCGAGGGGGTGCCGGTCGTGCTCACCGGCATGGTTGGCACCCGCAACGCCAACCCGATCGGCACGACCTTCCCGCGGCCGGCGAAGGTCCACATCGAGATCAGCGAGCAGATCGACCCGCACGCCTGGGCTAAAGAGCACGGCTTCGACCCTGCCTCGCGGGAGGTCGCGCGCCCATTCACCGACTACCTCATGCACCGGCTCGCCGAACTGACTGGGTACGACTATGTCGACGTCTACGCCAGTGAAGTCAAAGAATCGCTCGAAGCCACCGGCGAGTACCCGGAAGGCACCGAGCCGCGCAAGGAGTAA
- a CDS encoding ROK family protein, giving the protein MSLHPGPLTIGFDIGGTNLRAAVVDANGQILDAASTSTPQTGSEMTAAIVELAHQLRASHDIAAVGLAVAGFLDPDCEIVRFAPHLPWRDDYPLRKKLADELGLPVRLEHDANSAAWGEYRFGAARDAETWVLFAVGTGIGATLMHRGEIYRGSFGTAPEFGHLTVVPGGRACSCGKQGCLERYASGSSLVDCAVEIATRGGYKRCGLYRKVVGKHATGRDVMEAARAGDELGLAALDSFATWLGRGLAIVADVLDPALIVLGGGVAADASMFIDTARETMAATMVGAGYRPVADIQCAELGPQAGMIGVADLARTMVHEQQ; this is encoded by the coding sequence ATGTCACTTCACCCAGGCCCCCTCACCATCGGCTTCGACATCGGCGGCACCAACCTGCGCGCCGCCGTCGTCGACGCCAACGGGCAGATTCTCGACGCCGCGTCCACCTCCACCCCCCAAACCGGGAGCGAAATGACCGCCGCGATCGTCGAGCTCGCGCACCAACTGCGCGCCTCGCACGACATCGCAGCAGTCGGTCTTGCCGTCGCCGGCTTCCTCGACCCCGACTGCGAAATCGTCCGCTTCGCACCGCACCTGCCGTGGCGCGACGACTACCCGCTGCGCAAAAAGCTTGCCGACGAGCTGGGACTGCCCGTCCGCCTCGAACACGACGCCAACTCCGCCGCCTGGGGCGAATACCGCTTCGGCGCGGCCCGCGATGCGGAGACGTGGGTGCTCTTCGCCGTTGGCACCGGCATCGGGGCAACGCTCATGCACCGCGGCGAGATCTACCGCGGCTCGTTCGGCACCGCTCCCGAGTTCGGCCACCTCACCGTGGTGCCCGGCGGGCGCGCCTGCTCCTGCGGCAAACAGGGCTGTCTCGAGCGCTACGCCTCCGGCTCCTCTCTGGTGGATTGTGCGGTCGAGATCGCGACGCGCGGCGGCTACAAGCGCTGCGGGCTCTACCGCAAGGTGGTGGGCAAGCACGCCACGGGCCGCGACGTGATGGAGGCGGCGCGCGCCGGCGACGAGCTCGGGCTCGCCGCGCTCGACAGCTTCGCCACCTGGCTGGGCCGCGGGCTCGCGATCGTCGCCGACGTGCTCGACCCGGCGCTGATCGTGCTGGGCGGGGGAGTGGCCGCCGACGCCAGCATGTTCATCGATACCGCGCGCGAGACCATGGCCGCCACCATGGTCGGTGCCGGCTACCGGCCGGTGGCAGACATCCAGTGCGCGGAGCTCGGCCCCCAGGCCGGTATGATCGGTGTAGCTGATTTGGCCCGCACGATGGTGCACGAACAACAATAG
- a CDS encoding glycosyltransferase family 4 protein, with product MSRTLLVTNDFPPTVGGIQSYLRDFASHLAARNGPDSLVVFASTQDTDAAREWDAAQPFPVVRWPARVMLPAPGARRRMQELIRAHDIHTVWFGAAAPLAVMGIAAKQAGARKVVATTHGHEVGWSMLPGARQALRVIGNSADTVTYVSEYTRRRFASAFGPHPEFLALPSGVDTDFFRPQPRPDAPNPAIVCASRLVARKGQDQLIRALPLIRAAVPGTELHLIGAGPDERRLRRLARNTEGVHFHGAVSRTQLRDAIATADLFAMPARTRGGGLDVEGLGIVYLEAQACGVPVIAGNSGGAPETVTRETGIVVDGRDTTGLAAAACEILRDPERARAMGQAGRVHVEKHFAWDVLTERLAAHLQ from the coding sequence ATGTCGCGCACGCTGCTGGTCACCAATGATTTCCCGCCAACAGTCGGCGGGATTCAGTCTTACCTGCGCGATTTCGCCTCCCACCTCGCCGCACGAAACGGCCCAGACTCGCTGGTCGTGTTCGCCTCCACCCAGGACACGGACGCCGCTCGCGAGTGGGACGCCGCCCAGCCCTTTCCCGTCGTGCGCTGGCCAGCCCGCGTCATGCTGCCGGCCCCGGGGGCACGCCGCCGGATGCAGGAGCTCATCCGCGCCCACGACATACACACCGTCTGGTTCGGCGCGGCCGCCCCGCTCGCCGTGATGGGGATCGCGGCGAAGCAGGCGGGCGCGCGCAAAGTCGTGGCCACGACTCACGGCCACGAGGTCGGCTGGTCGATGCTTCCCGGTGCTCGCCAGGCGCTCCGCGTGATTGGCAACAGCGCCGATACGGTCACCTACGTCTCCGAGTACACCCGCCGGCGCTTCGCATCCGCCTTCGGGCCCCACCCGGAGTTCCTGGCGCTGCCTTCCGGTGTGGACACCGACTTCTTCCGCCCCCAGCCGCGCCCGGATGCACCCAACCCCGCGATCGTCTGCGCCTCCCGCCTTGTCGCCCGCAAGGGCCAGGATCAGCTCATCCGAGCGCTCCCGCTGATTCGAGCCGCTGTGCCGGGCACCGAGCTGCACCTCATCGGTGCCGGGCCCGACGAGCGCCGCCTGCGCCGGCTTGCCCGCAACACGGAAGGCGTGCACTTCCACGGCGCGGTTTCCCGCACCCAGCTTCGCGACGCCATCGCCACCGCCGACCTCTTCGCCATGCCCGCCCGCACCCGCGGGGGAGGCTTAGACGTCGAGGGCCTCGGCATCGTCTACCTCGAGGCCCAGGCCTGCGGCGTGCCTGTCATCGCGGGCAACTCTGGCGGCGCGCCGGAAACCGTCACCCGGGAGACCGGCATCGTCGTCGACGGCCGCGACACCACCGGGCTTGCAGCCGCCGCCTGCGAGATCCTGCGAGACCCGGAAAGGGCCCGAGCGATGGGTCAGGCGGGGCGTGTGCACGTCGAGAAGCATTTCGCGTGGGACGTGCTCACCGAAAGACTGGCAGCACACTTGCAGTAG
- a CDS encoding C40 family peptidase, with translation MGSHSLSSRRVLAASGIVAIAAGTCAPIAGADDVDALIKQLEEVSHQATAKSEEIKALEDEVAESERKIADADQRAATARAEAEKARGAKTGFQRNVNDLAQSKYRNTDSEVFLTTLESGSPQAAIDRAAYLGSLSRKAERTLAELNDANELAASRARTANIAKAEAQYNRNQLAAQLDTLNRERDELDDQIRDIETKVDGLSEEDRQRWIEKDGPVSLGANLPAADSGVVAAAMAQLGKPYGWGAAGPDAFDCSGLMVWAYGQNGIGIPRTSQAQLAGGTPVSMGELQPGDIIGYYPGVTHVGMYIGDGMVVHASDYGIPVQVVPVNSMPVQGAVRY, from the coding sequence GTGGGTTCACACTCTCTTTCTTCTCGCCGGGTACTTGCAGCAAGCGGCATCGTCGCCATCGCCGCGGGCACGTGCGCGCCGATCGCGGGTGCCGACGACGTTGACGCGCTGATCAAGCAGCTCGAGGAGGTTTCCCACCAGGCCACCGCGAAGTCGGAGGAGATCAAGGCCCTCGAGGACGAGGTCGCGGAGTCCGAGCGCAAAATTGCTGACGCCGATCAGCGCGCCGCCACCGCTCGCGCCGAGGCCGAAAAAGCTCGCGGGGCCAAGACGGGCTTCCAGCGCAACGTCAACGACCTTGCCCAGTCCAAGTACCGCAACACGGACTCCGAGGTCTTCCTGACGACGCTCGAGTCCGGCAGCCCGCAAGCCGCGATCGACCGCGCCGCCTACCTCGGCTCGCTCTCTCGCAAGGCGGAGCGCACACTCGCCGAGCTTAACGACGCCAACGAGCTCGCCGCCTCCCGCGCCCGCACCGCCAACATCGCCAAGGCGGAAGCGCAGTACAACCGCAACCAGCTCGCTGCTCAGCTCGACACGCTCAACCGCGAGCGCGACGAGCTCGACGACCAGATCCGCGACATCGAAACTAAGGTCGATGGCTTGAGCGAGGAGGACCGCCAGCGCTGGATCGAAAAGGACGGCCCCGTCAGCCTTGGCGCGAACCTGCCCGCCGCCGACTCCGGCGTCGTCGCCGCCGCGATGGCGCAGCTCGGCAAGCCCTACGGCTGGGGCGCTGCCGGCCCGGACGCCTTTGACTGCTCCGGTCTGATGGTCTGGGCCTACGGCCAGAACGGCATCGGCATCCCGCGCACCTCGCAGGCACAGCTTGCGGGCGGCACCCCGGTGTCCATGGGCGAGCTGCAGCCGGGCGACATCATCGGCTACTACCCGGGGGTAACCCACGTCGGCATGTACATCGGCGACGGCATGGTCGTCCACGCCTCCGACTACGGCATCCCGGTCCAGGTTGTGCCGGTCAACTCCATGCCGGTGCAGGGCGCGGTGCGCTACTAG
- a CDS encoding C40 family peptidase: MAKHRRQTTNTAVRTAAAATAVVAGATLMVPTTAQAAEVRVPNSPVSAQIPGIENIPGIANIPGIEAWVPSLAGKADGGQYQQAIAQVKALPGINNVPGFSQFIANVEAQVLPQQPAQAVAKQYSAPVAAPAPAPQKTQGERIVEIARTKIGSPYVYGAAGPNAFDCSGFTSWVYAQAGKSIPRTSQAQASAGTPVSLDNIQPGDIVVYYGGASHVGIYAGNGTIIDALNSGVPVGERPLHMMPVHSVVRF, from the coding sequence ATGGCAAAGCACCGTCGCCAGACCACGAACACCGCAGTCCGCACCGCGGCTGCCGCAACCGCCGTCGTCGCAGGCGCTACCCTGATGGTACCGACCACCGCGCAGGCCGCCGAGGTCCGCGTCCCGAACTCCCCGGTCTCCGCGCAGATCCCGGGCATTGAGAACATCCCGGGTATCGCCAACATTCCGGGCATCGAGGCTTGGGTCCCGTCCCTGGCTGGCAAGGCCGATGGCGGCCAGTACCAGCAGGCCATCGCTCAGGTGAAGGCGCTGCCGGGCATCAACAACGTCCCGGGCTTCAGCCAGTTCATCGCTAACGTCGAGGCGCAGGTGCTGCCGCAGCAGCCGGCGCAGGCTGTCGCCAAGCAGTACTCCGCACCTGTCGCTGCTCCGGCACCGGCCCCGCAGAAGACCCAGGGCGAGCGCATCGTCGAGATCGCCCGCACCAAGATTGGTTCCCCGTACGTCTACGGCGCTGCCGGTCCGAACGCCTTCGACTGCTCCGGCTTCACCTCCTGGGTCTACGCACAGGCTGGCAAGTCCATCCCGCGTACCTCCCAGGCACAGGCTTCCGCCGGCACCCCGGTCTCCCTGGATAACATCCAGCCGGGCGACATCGTGGTCTACTACGGTGGCGCGTCCCACGTCGGCATCTACGCTGGCAACGGCACCATCATCGACGCGCTCAACAGTGGTGTGCCGGTTGGCGAGCGCCCGCTGCACATGATGCCGGTGCACTCCGTCGTTCGCTTCTAA